In Sulfurospirillum oryzae, the genomic window AATTTTGCAAGTGTAATTCCAGTAATGTGGAAGTTTTCAGCCGCACGTGCTGTTTGAACGCCATAATAACATTCGTTAGATATTTCTTTATCACCGATTAGATCGTGTTCCATTCTAGTTGACATTTTGTCTCCTTAAGATTTAAAGGTGATGGAAGTTTAAACCTCTAAAGAGACTTGAAAATGACTTTTTTAAAAAGATTTTTGAAAAAAGATTGAAAGAATAGAATTAATTTGAAGATATAACTTTTAAGTGATACAAAGCGTTACATGTAAAGAGGGCAAATTGCCCTCAAACTTAAATTTTATTAAACTTGCTTTTTTCAGAAAGCCCGAAATTGTGGGGTTGTATCATGTTTTCTGGCTTAATGATCTCATCAAGTTGCTCTTTATCCAATAATCCTTTAGCTAAAACGATTTCATAGACAGAACCACCGCTCTCTAATGCCTCTTTGGCGACGATGGTTGAGTTTTCATAACCGAGGTAAGGATTAAGAGCCGTAACGAGACCAATGCTATTAAGCACGAGTGCTTTACATCTCTCGGCATTGGCAGTAATACCATCAACACACGTATATGCCAATGTTTCAAAGGCATTTTTCATCATATTAATGGAATTAAAAAGGTTATAAGCGATGAGGGGTTCAAAAACATTGAGTTGGAGTTGTCCCGCTTCGCATGCCATCGTGACGGCAATGTCCGTACCTATGACTTGAAAACAGACTTGATTGACCACTTCGGGGATGACAGGATTGACTTTGCCTGGCATGATGGAACTTCCCGGTTGCATCGCAGGAAGGTTAATCTCACCAAAGCCTGTACGTGGACCTGAACTTAAAAGGCGGAGGTCATTGCAGATTTTGGACATTTTGGTCGCAACACGTTTGAGAACGCCTGAGATTTGCACATAAGCGCCCGTGTCTTGCGTTGCTTCGATAAGATCGCCCGCAGTAATGAAAGGACGACCCGTCACCTCTTGCAGTTTCGCTTCTACGGTCTTGGCATAATCAGGATGCGCGTTAATGCCTGTTCCAATCGCCGTTGCTCCCATATTGATCTCGCGCACCAACTGTCTTGCTTCGTGTACTCTTTGTATGTCTTCACCGATCATCACGGCGTAAGTGCGAAACTCTTGCTCTAAGGTCATCGGAACTGCATCTTGAAGTTGGGTTCTTCCCATCTTGATGACATCTTTAAATTCACTAGACTTTTTTGCAAACGAATTTTTGATGATGCTCATAGACTCCCCAAGCTCGCCCAGTTTTTCATAGAGTGCCACGCGAAGGGCTGTGGGATAAGCGTCATTGGTAGACTGGGAGAGGTTAACGTCATTATTAGGATGAAGGTATGTGTATTCGCCTTTTTTGTGCCCTAAAATTTCCAAACCAATGTTGGCAATTACTTCATTAGCATTCATATTCGTGGAAGTCCCAGCCCCTCCTTGGATCATGTCAACCACAAATTGATCGTGAAATTTGCCTGCAATGATGGCATCGCAGGCTTCAACAATAGCATTTTTTTTAGTTTCAGCAAGGAGATTGAGTTCATAGTTGGCTAAAGCAGCCGCTTTTTTAACTTTAGCTATGGACTCGATGAATGTTGGAAAGCTGCCAAGCGTCACACCTGTAATGTGAAAGTTCTCGACTGCACGCGCTGTTTGAACACCATAATAACACTCATTAGAAATCTCTTTATCGCCGATAAGATCATGTTCGATTCTGGTTAACACGCCTTTACTCCTTGAATTTAAGTCTCATTTTGTGACACATTATAGCACTCAGTGACTGCAAAATCTTTACATGTAAAAATTACATTTTAAACCATTTAAAATGTTAAAAAGTCTTCAAATCTTGCACTTTAAGGGTTTTTGTACGCAAATATTGATAGAATCATTAGCTTTTAGTCGAATCTCATTAAAAAAAACACTTAAAATCTAACACATATTGTAAAACAAGGAAGAAGTGATTCACGCCCATGAAACGTATTAAGGTCCTTAAAGCATATCTGATTATCTGGCTCTTCATTCTTTATGTTGTGTACACCAACGCAGAACTACTGGGTGTCTTTTTTATGGCAACGGTGATTTTTAGTACAGCTATTGTTGGCTTGCTCGCTGTTGGATCACTCTATCAAATTGTCAGTGGCTACGATATTATGATGTTAGGCGGTACCTTTGGGGCACTTGCCTATAAAAAAACAGGGTATGAATTTTACATAAAAAGTATCGATTCTCTTCTACCTGCGAATATTGCGCACATGCTTAAGATGCGTAAAAGTCAACAAAAAATGCTTTTCACGCAAGAAGAGTCACGCAATATTATCGAATGGCTTGATAGTAAATTCCGTAAACAAAAAGCCTACATAAACTTCTTTATTAACACGGCGATGCTTATAGGCTTACTTGGAACGTTCGTAGGCTTGGTTGAAGCAATCGACAATATGGGCCAGATTATTTTAGGGCTCAATGGCGATATTGACATTAAACAAATTATGCAAGATTTCTCTGGTCCTCTTTCAGGTATGGCTATTGGTTTTGGCGCGTCGCTTTTTGGTGTTGTTTGTGCGGTTATTTTGGGTATCAATGGTTATATTTTATTCCGTTCGCAAGATACATTGATTAGTGGTGTTGAAAATTGGCTCAAAGACAGGATTATTGATATTGCACCTGAGATGCTTGGTCGAAGCACGGCTTCTATGGCAACCGATCTTCCTGAGCAACGCAAAAGCTTTATGGATATTTTTCTTGAACAGATGAATAACTTTACGGGTGAAATTTCTAAACTGACCAAATCCAATGAAAATTTTCATGCTATGGCGCAGACACTAACGTCAATGAAAGCAGTTATGGATGAACAACAGGCAACATTTCAAAAAATAGCAGGTTCTCAAGAAAATTATGTGCAAAAATTTGATGCTTTTTCTGAATATGCTAAAAAAGCAGATGAAATAAAAGCACAACAGCAGCATCACGATAAAGCAGCCATGCAAGCTGTATTGGAAGAGCATGGTCAGCTGCTTACGCAAAGTGCCAATACCCTTTTAGCTCTGAATAATGGCATTGTCAATGTGAATAACAAAATGGAGCTTCAACATCAAATATCTGAGAAAGTCGTAGCACTGAGCGAGCAACAGCTCATTCAAGATGCAACGCTACACAAAGAGACGCTTCAAGCAGTCGATCAGCTCTTAGTGGGTGTTGAGCGTGGCACTGAACGCGTTGTCACTGTGTTAAATCAGCATGAAAATAAACTGGATGTGATGATCCAAGACTTAGGCACAACATCGCGTGTTCTTTCTGAAATTTACACTCAACTGGAAGCGAGCGGTCACGTTTTACTGAACATTGCCTCAGCCCAAACACATCATTTTGATGAAACACTCAAAGCGTATAGTACGATGCAAGAGCAAATGAAGATGTTAGATAGGGCACTTAATCTCGAAATCACAACACTCGAATCTTTAGGCACGCAAAGAGCGCAGGAACATGCTGTGGTAGTTGAGAATCAGCAAAAAGCGCAAGGTGTTTTTGAGACGATAGCCGTGACGATAGAAACGACAAAACAGACACTATTAACGGTTTTAGACGTGCAAGAAATCTTTAAAGCTGAAGCCAAAGAAGCCTCCCAAGAATCGCTTCAAGCCGTCGTGGAAGTCCAAAGAGCTTTAGCTCTTAATAAAGCATCACTCGAATCACTTTTAGTTGCGCATGAGAATTTCCATACACGCTATTTCAATGCACAGTATGAAACCAAAAATACATTGCAACAGATCAGCCAAGGTGTGACGGCTGAAAATCACATTAGCACGGAGCTTTTACAAGCATCAACGCTTATCAATCAAACACAAAAAATGAATGCTGAACAAGAGAGGGAACTTTTGGGTGCGTTAGGCGATGAGTTGGCACGCATAGAAGCGTTTAATCAATCAGCGATGGAACATAAAAAAGAGTTTGAAGAGGCGTATTTTAAACACAGCGATGAAAAACAAACCTATGTGGTCGCAGAACTTGGTCAAAAGATTGAGCAGACACAAGAACAACTTGAGACAATGGCACAATCACTTAAAAATATTGAGGAAGTTATTGCTCGACTTGATAAACATAATGCACTTCATGGTACGGGTGTTGCCGATGAAATCAAGGGCTTCTTTAGTTCGCTCTTTCATAAAAATTCATAAAATTGAGGAATTAACGTATGGCAGCGGGTACTGATCAAGGAGAGATGAATCCTTTTATCTCGTACGTAGATCTTTTTTCATCTGTTATTCTTGTATTACTTCTTTTTGTACTGATTATGTTTGTTAATGTGGGCTACTATATGCAGTTTAACTCAAAAAATGTCTCATCCACTGCGGCACAAGAAGTTGTGAGCCCTCAAACGCAGAGTAAAGAATCATCTAAAGTGGTCTTTGTAACCGCCAAAGATCCGAGTAAAGTGACAACGACTCAAAGCAGTAGTGACGTTGGTGAGAACACACTGACGAAACAGGCTGACAAATCAACACTCGCTGACTATAAAGAGTCTGACCTCATTATTATTTTTAAAGATAATGACTATTTTGTCAATAAAAGCGTGGTGTCTCAACTGATTAAAACAATGGAAAAAATACTTAAAGTTAAGCCTACGGCTACCTTTGTGATTAGCGTGGGGGATTCTAAAAAATTGATCAGCTCAACGCAAACAAAACAGGTCTCTTTGGGGCGTGTTTTAAGTTTTAAAAACAGTCTTGAAGCAGTACCCGAATTGAAAAATAAAATTCAAATTAACTACAAACAGCAAGAACAAATTCATCATGAATTTGGCTATCTTAAAGTAGATGTAAAGTAAGGAATGCGAGTGCGTTTTAAGTTTTTTAATGCTTTTTTGACCGTAATCTTAGGGTGTGGTGTTTTTTTACCTTCTCTTTTCGCGGTTGATAGTGAAGAAGATAGTGTCTCTAAACTCAATGCGTTTTTGGCTCAAAAAGATGTTGATACCTTAAACACCAATAAT contains:
- the aspA gene encoding aspartate ammonia-lyase; translation: MLTRIEHDLIGDKEISNECYYGVQTARAVENFHITGVTLGSFPTFIESIAKVKKAAALANYELNLLAETKKNAIVEACDAIIAGKFHDQFVVDMIQGGAGTSTNMNANEVIANIGLEILGHKKGEYTYLHPNNDVNLSQSTNDAYPTALRVALYEKLGELGESMSIIKNSFAKKSSEFKDVIKMGRTQLQDAVPMTLEQEFRTYAVMIGEDIQRVHEARQLVREINMGATAIGTGINAHPDYAKTVEAKLQEVTGRPFITAGDLIEATQDTGAYVQISGVLKRVATKMSKICNDLRLLSSGPRTGFGEINLPAMQPGSSIMPGKVNPVIPEVVNQVCFQVIGTDIAVTMACEAGQLQLNVFEPLIAYNLFNSINMMKNAFETLAYTCVDGITANAERCKALVLNSIGLVTALNPYLGYENSTIVAKEALESGGSVYEIVLAKGLLDKEQLDEIIKPENMIQPHNFGLSEKSKFNKI
- a CDS encoding MotA/TolQ/ExbB proton channel family protein translates to MKRIKVLKAYLIIWLFILYVVYTNAELLGVFFMATVIFSTAIVGLLAVGSLYQIVSGYDIMMLGGTFGALAYKKTGYEFYIKSIDSLLPANIAHMLKMRKSQQKMLFTQEESRNIIEWLDSKFRKQKAYINFFINTAMLIGLLGTFVGLVEAIDNMGQIILGLNGDIDIKQIMQDFSGPLSGMAIGFGASLFGVVCAVILGINGYILFRSQDTLISGVENWLKDRIIDIAPEMLGRSTASMATDLPEQRKSFMDIFLEQMNNFTGEISKLTKSNENFHAMAQTLTSMKAVMDEQQATFQKIAGSQENYVQKFDAFSEYAKKADEIKAQQQHHDKAAMQAVLEEHGQLLTQSANTLLALNNGIVNVNNKMELQHQISEKVVALSEQQLIQDATLHKETLQAVDQLLVGVERGTERVVTVLNQHENKLDVMIQDLGTTSRVLSEIYTQLEASGHVLLNIASAQTHHFDETLKAYSTMQEQMKMLDRALNLEITTLESLGTQRAQEHAVVVENQQKAQGVFETIAVTIETTKQTLLTVLDVQEIFKAEAKEASQESLQAVVEVQRALALNKASLESLLVAHENFHTRYFNAQYETKNTLQQISQGVTAENHISTELLQASTLINQTQKMNAEQERELLGALGDELARIEAFNQSAMEHKKEFEEAYFKHSDEKQTYVVAELGQKIEQTQEQLETMAQSLKNIEEVIARLDKHNALHGTGVADEIKGFFSSLFHKNS